A stretch of Coccidioides posadasii str. Silveira chromosome 2, complete sequence DNA encodes these proteins:
- the CYP6 gene encoding Peptidyl-prolyl cis-trans isomerase cyp6 (EggNog:ENOG410PGW6~COG:O~BUSCO:10394at33183), with protein MSVLLETSLGDIIVDLFVDSVPKACENFLKLCKIKYYNFSPVHSVQKSFSFQTGDPIGPDSAESDGGSSIWGILNGPSQKTFPVEFAPKLKHTSRGTVSMATVPSSTDPDTRLAGSQFIITLGENLDYLDGKAAIFGNVVEGFDVLEKIDSAFVDEKGRPLKDIRIKHTVILDDPFDDPPGLVAPSESPVPSKAQLATVMIADDEELDDNIDEESLERLRREREARAQALTLEMVGDLPFAEVKPPENVLFVCKLNPVTQDEDLNLIFSRFGPILSCEVIRDKRTGDSLQYAFIEFENQKDCEQAYFKMQGVLIDDHRIHVDFSQSVSKLSDSWRSATNAKRAGQRGGFGGISSLEKKRHYRAADAPRQHDRYGMVFDKEDIRTGSASRESYQPSSRHRSRSRSPSRRYRHASPRRYDDKRRYRRSSPDSRYDRSYDNERRRR; from the exons ATGAGTGTGCTTTTGGAAACATCATTAGGAGACATTATTGTTGACCTCTTTGTCGATTCGGTGCCAAAAGCGTGTGAAAA CTTCTTAAAGTTATGCAAAATCAAGTACTACAACTTCTCGCCAGTTCACAGTGTGCAAAAGTCCTTCTCCTTTCAGACCGGTGACCCGATCGGGCCAGATTCGGCAGAGAGTGACGGTGGCTCATCGATATGGGGCATTTTAAACGGACCGTCGCAGAAGACCTTTCCGGTCGAATTTGCGCCAAAGCTCAAGCATACTAGCCGTGGCACTGTGAGTATGGCTACAGTGCCATCGTCAACGGATCCCGATACCCGCCTGGCTGGTAGTCAGTTCATAATAACCCTCGGCGAGAATCTGGACTATCTGGACGGCAAAGCCGCTATATTTGGCAACGTGGTTGAAGGTTTCGATGTCCTGGAAAAGATTGATAGTGCTTTTGTTGATGAGAAAGGACGACCGCTTAAAGATATACGGATTAAACACACTGTGATATTGGATGATCCTTTTGACGACCCTCCAGGCTTGGTGGCGCCGTCTGAAAGCCCTGTTCCCTCCAAAGCTCAGCTAGCCACAGTAATGATAGCAGACGATGAAGAGCTCGATGATAACATAGATGAAGAGTCATTGGAGAGATTGCGGAGAGAGCGCGAAGCAAGGGCGCAGGCCTTGACTTTGGAAATGGTGGGGGATCTCCCTTTCGCTGAAGTCAAGCCGCCAGAGAACGTCCTTTTTGTATGCAAATTGAACCCAGTTACTCAAG ATGAGGATTTAAACTTAATATTCAGCCGTTTTGGCCCTATTTTATCCTGTGAAGTTATCCGAGACAAACGAACCGGAGACAGTCTTCAATATGCCTTTATAGAATTTGAAAATCAAAAGGATTGCGAGCAAGCCTATTTTAAGATGCAAGGGGTTTTGATCGATGACCATCGAATACATGTGGACTTCTCCCAAAGC GTGTCGAAATTATCAGATAGCTGGCGTTCAGCTACGAATGCTAAAAGAGCCGGCCAAAGAGGTGGATTTGGTGGCATATCTAGTCTTGAGAAGAAACGACACTACAGAGCAGCTGACGCTCCTCGTCAACACGACCGGTATGGAATGGTGTTTGACAAGGAAGATATCCGCACGGGAAGTGCTAGCAGGGAATCGTACCAACCCTCTTCGCGGCACCGATCACGAAGTAGAAGCCCGAGTCGACGCTATCGCCACGCATCCCCTCGACGATACGATGACAAGAGGCGATACAGGCGTAGTAGTCCAGATTCTCGGTACGACCGGAGTTACGACAATGAGCGACGACGGAGATAA
- a CDS encoding uncharacterized protein (EggNog:ENOG410PTR1~COG:S), with protein sequence MVQSMRAENRQDIMCGNSSHSRSMTEPEGKPNGRRRTQVACQRCRQRKIKCSGDTGDGHGCTNCRTSGTRTCMFLRVNSSVLHAPYVTLPFPAFGSNAALSTGGLHQGSYDQHALSRPNSAALHSTSTSCAPYSLFHHSFDYGANNGSNFAHRPPYVSGYSLGYDNDTAYQAQQQQSNMLTNGDVAGGNAFGSTAGSKPWYESCQAKSLPGMFTDPDMNNSITGPGYPFILQQPHTPAPTDNVSTFPLLSSQPAGITSSDRILPNPVGHRNSTFSPVTAVSESSANASAAPGQISNYKSSWAFDKHFVNDFHVPRADLSATSSTTSSGRSRLSPSSPSDIAFGYMPISSNQSTPAVISPSSTLPEILSLSDRYHSADESRRPKACHRESFPETYTSEMYGYSRGRRSRGSLISGHVYVRNPADSEPLSIHRPDSMPRPAPLSPLTHAEGI encoded by the exons ATGGTTCAGTCAATGAGAGCGGAGAACAGACAAGATATCATGTGTGGCAACTCGAGCCATAGCAGATCAATGACGGAGCCTGAAGGCAAGCCCAACGGGAGGCGTCGAACGCAGGTGGCG TGTCAAAGATGTCGGCAGCGCAAAATCAAGTGCAGTGGAGATACCGGCGACGGCCATGGGTGTACAAATTGTCGAACCTCAGGGACACGCACCTGCATGTTTTTAAGA GTCAATTCATCTGTATTGCATGCACCATACGTTACTTTGCCATTCCCTGCTTTCGGCTCCAATGCAGCTCTTTCAACTGGAGGATTGCACCAGGGTAGTTACGACCAGCATGCACTCTCGCGACCAAATTCAGCTGCTCTACATTCCACTTCTACAAGCTGCGCTCCTTATTCCTTATTTCACCACAGCTTTGACTACGGGGCAAACAATGGATCAAATTTTGCCCATCGTCCACCGTATGTGTCCGGCTATTCTTTAGGCTATGATAATGACACAGCCTATCAAGCGCAACAACAGCAATCCAATATGCTTACTAACGGTGATGTTGCGGGTGGTAATGCTTTTGGAAGCACGGCCGGGTCAAAACCGTGGTATGAATCTTGTCAAGCCAAATCTTTACCAGGAATGTTTACGGATCCCGATATGAACAACTCTATAACGGGCCCAGGCTATCCTTTTATACTCCAACAGCCCCATACGCCAGCTCCAACCGATAATGTATCCACGTTCCCTCTGTTAAGTTCACAACCAGCTGGCATAACATCATCCGACAGAATATTACCAAATCCTGTTGGCCACCGGAATAGCACATTCTCACCCGTCACAGCTGTTTCGGAAAGTTCGGCAAACGCGTCTGCCGCTCCAGGCCAAATATCAAATTACAAGTCTTCCTGGGCCTTCGATAAACACTTTGTAAACGACTTCCATGTCCCACGCGCAGATTTGAGCGCTACGAGTTCTACAACATCGTCCGGCAGGTCCAGGCTATCACCTTCAAGTCCCTCTGATATTGCTTTCGGATACATGCCAATATCCAGCAATCAGTCAACACCAGCTGTTATCTCGCCTTCATCCACTTTGCCCGAAATATTAAGTCTCTCGGACAGATACCATTCAGCCGACGAATCCCGACGTCCAAAGGCCTGTCACCGGGAGAGCTTTCCAGAGACGTACACATCTGAGATGTATGGTTATAGCAGAGGAAGACGCTCCAGAGGTTCTTTGATAAGTGGCCATGTTTACGTACGAAATCCGGCAGACAGCGAGCCGCTTTCAATCCACCGGCCGGATTCGATGCCGCGCCCAGCGCCTCTATCGCCCCTTACTCACGCTGAGGGAATTTGA